The following coding sequences lie in one Apium graveolens cultivar Ventura chromosome 1, ASM990537v1, whole genome shotgun sequence genomic window:
- the LOC141684285 gene encoding uncharacterized protein LOC141684285: protein MEDNLALVNSTRTDWRVHVRITRMWPSFSRTQQFRGVNLIVLDSEDCHIFAFVNRVIWHDVSNIILEGNIYDIHNFVVMEHAELMRPVSTDKIIVFSHDNIVHPIPFKVNTIPRHKFELKTIPEISDLAMLLSQHVLPVHAIDIVGMPQNIDPIKQVYTRFGEKKFLRFELFDGSNVVKIFTWDEFIVDVANALQGYVGYPPIVILTTMRPLIHNGSLQIRSSSCSRIYFNINHPAIEVLRQRILAGLV from the exons ATGGAAGACAACCTTGCATTGGTTAATAGCACTAGGACTGATTGGAGGGTTCATGTACGTATTACTAGGATGTGGCCTTCATTTTCTCGCACTCAACAATTCCGAGGTGTTAATCTAATTGTGCTTGATTCAGAG GATTGTCATATCTTTGCATTTGTAAATCGTGTGATTTGGCATGATGTTAGCAATATCATACTTGAAGGAAACATATATGATATTCACAATTTTGTAGTAATGGAGCATGCAGAACTTATGAGGCCTGTATCTACTGATAAGATAATTGTTTTTTCACATGATAACATTGTCCATCCTATTCCGTTTAAAGTAAATACCATTCCAAGGCACAAGTTTGAGCTTAAAACCATTCCTGAGATTTCTGATCTTGCAATGTTACTCTCTCAACATGTGCTTCCTGTACATGCTATAG ATATTGTTGGCATGCCTCAGAATATTGATCCAATAAAGCAAGTTTATACACGATTTGGTGAGAAAAAGTTTCTTCGATTTGAGTTATTTGATGGCAG CAACGTGGTTAAGATTTTTACTTGGGATGAATTTATTGTTGATGTAGCAAATGCACTTCAGGGATATGTTGGGTATCCTCCGATTGTTATCTTGACAACCATGAGGCCACTAATCCACAATG GTTCACTACAGATAAGAAGTTCATCATGTTCGCGGATTTATTTCAATATTAATCATCCTGCTATTGAAGTGTTGAGGCAAAG GATACTTGCTGGATTGGTCTAA